From one Lycium ferocissimum isolate CSIRO_LF1 chromosome 5, AGI_CSIRO_Lferr_CH_V1, whole genome shotgun sequence genomic stretch:
- the LOC132056128 gene encoding pentatricopeptide repeat-containing protein At2g22410, mitochondrial-like: MIQNSEKVAVTTTTLKRLLDKCISHKNLIKQIHAQSITCGIFTQSHQSFACKLLNVYTKLNKPFHAHKVFDQIPQPDIVSWTCLLSLHLQLQQPTKAFSLFNHLLVSTSLKPDSHSIVAALSACARTQNLINGKTVHAMVYKFINQPEPIIGNALIDMYSRTERIHLAQRVFNSMCVKDIATWTSLLNGFVVSGEIKSAWKLFDEMSQRNVISWTVMIVGCVRGKEPVGALELFKKMRKESDDSPTSITIVAVLSGCADIGALDFGMSIHGYLNKVAGFVMDVGVNNALIDMYAKSGNLDFATTIFRGMIKKDAFSWTSIILGLALHGRGRNALEVFDEMLESGVTANGITYLSVLSACSHAGLVNEGKELFNRLKNDTSCATKIEHYGCMVDLLGRAGHLDEAVRLINQMPMKPDAVIWRSLLSASVANRNLELAEMAAEKALELEPYDDGVYVLLWNLYNSGNMLEDASRTVKMMRDQRIKKKPGCSWVEINGMLHEFVAEPSGQHVYDGIYRVLDTVVKQSNLDILTYPAEM, translated from the coding sequence ATGATACAAAACAGTGAGAAAGTGGCAGTAACAACTACAACCTTGAAACGTCTACTTGACAAATGCATAAGCCATAAGAATTTAATCAAGCAAATTCATGCTCAATCCATTACATGTGGTATCTTCACACAATCTCATCAATCTTTTGCCTGCAAATTACTCAATGTATACACTAAACTGAACAAACCATTTCATGCCCACAAGGTGTTCGATCAAATTCCCCAACCAGATATTGTCTCCTGGACTTGTCTTCTATCTCTACATTTGCAATTACAACAACCCACTAAAGCCTTTTCTCTGTTCAACCACTTATTGGTTTCAACTTCACTTAAACCTGATTCCCATTCAATAGTTGCAGCTCTATCAGCTTGTGCTCGTACACAAAACCTGATTAATGGAAAAACAGTACACGCTatggtttataaatttattaaTCAACCTGAACCCATTATAGGCAATGCACTGATTGATATGTATAGCCGAACGGAGAGAATCCATTTGGCTCAACGTGTATTTAACAGTATGTGCGTTAAGGATATCGCTACTTGGACTAGTTTGCTCAATGGGTTTGTAGTTTCCGGGGAAATAAAGTCTGCCTGGAAGTTGTTTGATGAAATGTCGCAAAGAAATGTGATCTCGTGGACCGTGATGATTGTTGGATGTGTACGTGGTAAAGAACCCGTTGGGGCATTAGAACTGTTTAAGAAAATGAGGAAGGAAAGTGATGATAGCCCCACCTCAATTACGATAGTTGCTGTGTTATCTGGTTGTGCTGATATTGGAGCTCTTGATTTTGGGATGTCTATTCATGGATATTTAAACAAGGTAGCGGGttttgttatggatgttggggTAAATAACGCGCTGATTGATATGTACGCTAAAAGTGGGAATCTTGATTTTGCTACGACGATATTTAGGGGAATGATAAAGAAGGATGCGTTCTCGTGGACCAGTATAATTTTAGGTTTGGCACTTCACGGTAGGGGAAGAAATGCACTTGAGGTTTTTGATGAGATGTTGGAATCTGGGGTGACTGCAAATGGGATTACGTATCTTTCAGTTCTATCTGCTTGTAGCCATGCTGGATTAGTTAATGAGGGGAAGGAATTATTCAACAGGCTGAAGAATGACACTAGTTGTGCCACTAAAATAGAGCATTACGGCTGTATGGTGGATCTCCTTGGTCGTGCGGGTCATTTAGATGAAGCAGTGCGATTGATAAACCAAATGCCTATGAAACCGGATGCTGTTATATGGAGATCACTTTTGAGTGCTTCTGTCGCGAATAGAAATTTGGAATTAGCTGAAATGGCTGCGGAGAAAGCACTTGAATTAGAACCTTACGATGATGGGGTGTATGTACTGCTTTGGAATTTGTATAATTCTGGTAATATGTTGGAAGATGCTTCCAGGACAGTGAAGATGATGAGAGATCAAAGAATCAAGAAAAAGCCTGGGTGTAGTTGGGTCGAAATTAATGGAATGCTTCATGAATTTGTGGCCGAACCTTCTGGACAACATGTTTATGATGGTATTTACAGGGTTTTAGACACAGTTGTAAAGCAATCAAATTTGGATATTCTTACTTATCCTGCAGAAATGTAG
- the LOC132056129 gene encoding kunitz trypsin inhibitor 5-like yields the protein MKINQLFLPFLILAISSNSFLSSAAEAPPAVVDIDGKILRTGVDYYILPVVRGRGGGLTLDSTGNESCPLDAVVQEQHEIDNGLPLTFTPVDPKKGVIRESTDLNIKFSAASICVQTTLWKLGDYDETAGKYFVSIGGNEGNPGRETISNWFKIEKFEQDYKLVYCPMVCNFCKVICKDVGIFIQDGVRRLALSDIPFKVMFKKA from the coding sequence ATGAAGATCAATCAACTCTTCCTTCCCTTCCTCATCTTAGCCATCTCTTCTAACTCTTTCCTCTCCTCAGCAGCCGAAGCCCCGCCAGCAGTAGTTGACATTGACGGAAAGATACTCCGAACAGGCGTCGATTACTACATCTTGCCAGTGGTACGTGGCAGAGGTGGTGGACTCACCCTGGACAGTACTGGCAATGAAAGTTGTCCTCTTGATGCTGTTGTCCAAGAACAACATGAAATCGACAATGGCCTCCCATTGACCTTTACACCCGTTGATCCAAAGAAAGGCGTTATTCGCGAATCCACTGATTTAAATATCAAGTTTTCAGCAGCCTCCATCTGTGTTCAGACCACCCTGTGGAAGCTTGGTGATTATGATGAGACGGCGGGGAAATACTTTGTCAGCATCGGTGGAAATGAAGGAAATCCTGGCAGGGAGACTATAAGCAACTGGTTCAAGATTGAGAAATTTGAACAAGATTATAAGCTGGTCTATTGTCCTATGGTGTGTAATTTCTGCAAGGTCATTTGCAAAGATGTTGGCATCTTTATTCAGGATGGAGTGAGACGTTTGGCTTTGAGTGATATCCCATTTAAGGTTATGTTTAAGAAGGCTTGA